The nucleotide sequence AGGAAATATTGTGGTACTGGGAGCACTGAAAGGCAATGCCTATGCGGGGGCAAACGGCAATGAACAGGCTTTCGTGGCCGCTCTGGATATGGATCCCATTCAGATTAAAATCGGGGACGTGATGGGAAGGAGCGCCGACAAGGTAACCGGAAAAAAGCGTCTGAAGAAACAGAAAGTTGTATCGGAACCACAGGTAGCCATCGTAAAAGACGGCAATATCTACATTGAACCGATTACAAAGGGTCTTTTGAATAATATATAAAAAGCAGGAGGATATAGTAGGATGAGTGAAGTAATTGTTATAACATCAGGCAAGGGCGGAGTTGGAAAAACCACCACTACGGCAAATGTGGGAACGGGTCTGGCGCAGCTTGACAAAAAAGTTGTGCTGATTGATACCGATATCGGACTTCGGAATCTGGATGTGGTTATGGGGCTGGAAAACCGCATTGTTTACAATCTGGTGGATGTGGTGGAAGGAAACTGTCGTATGAAGCAGGCTCTGATTAAGGATAAGCGTTATCCCAATCTTTCCCTGCTGCCTTCTGCCCAGACCAGAGACAAATCTGCCGTGTCGCCGGAACAGATGATTAAGCTGATAGAAGAGCTGAGAGAAGAATTTGACTATATTCTGCTGGACTGCCCGGCAGGAATTGAACAGGGATTTAAAAATGCCATTGCCGGAGCAGACCGGGCGCTGGTGGTTACCACGCCGGAGGTTTCCGCTATCCGGGATGCGGACCGGATTATCGGGCTTCTGGGAGCAAATGAAGTAAAGAGAACGGAGCTGATTGTGAACCGTCTCCGTATGGATATGGTAAAACGTGGGGATATGATGAACATCAATGATGTGACGGATATCCTTGCCATAGATCTGATTGGTGCGGTGCCGGACGACGAGCAGATTGTAATTTCCACCAATCAGGGAGAACCGCTGGTTGGCTCGGACTGTCTGGCGGGGAAAGCATTTGCCAATATCTGTCACAGAATTCTGGGAGAGGAAGTGCCCTTCCTGGATTTGGAGATTAAATCCAGCGTATGGGGGAAACTGAAAGAAATTTTTAAGAAAAATTAGGAGGAAGCCAGTATGGGTTTAATGGATTTATTTAAAAAGAAAACCTCCGGGGATATTGCCAAAGACCGATTAAAATTACTGTTGGTTTCCGACCGTGCAAACTGTTCTCCGGATGTGATGGAAATGATAAAAAATGACATTATTCAGGTGATTTCAAAATATATGGAGATTGATGCGGACGGACTGGACATTCAGATTACCCAGACGGAATCAGAGGGAAATAACGGGAATGTACCCGCATTGTATGCCAATATTCCCATTAAGGATATGAAGCACCCAAGTGCTTCCTGATAAAAAATGCAGAGATTTGGATAAGGGACTGGAATTATGTTAAAACAATATCAGATTAAAAACTACAATTTTCGTTTGGTAATCTATGTGGTAGCGCTTACCATGCTTGGAATCAGTGTGATTGGCAGCGCTCAGAAAGCCGTGCAGTCGAAACAGGTGTTCGGGCTTCTGCTGGGGCTGTTCGTGATGGTGATTGTCTCCATGATTGATTATTCCTTTATTCTGCGTTTTAACTGGCTGATTTATATATTCAATATCGGTCTCCTTTCGCTGATTACGTTTCATGTATTTGGACATCAGGCCGGGGGAGCTGGACGCTGGATTGAGATTGCCGGATTTCGGTTCCAGCCTTCAGAGCTATCAAAAATACTGCTGATTCTGTTTTTTTCCTGGTTTTTTTCCAAATATCAGGAGAAAATCAATACGCTGCCCATGATTCTGCTTTCCGGAGGGCTGATATTTGTCCCCTGGTTCATGATTGAGCAGCAGCCGGATTTGTCTACCAGTATTGTTGTAGCAATAATTTTTATTGCACTCTTGTTTTTGGCCGGATTAAGTTATAAAATAATAGCAGGCGTGCTGGCGGTACTGATTCCGGCCGGAACCCTGTTTATCTATCTGATTCTGCAGCCGAATCAGAAGATTCTTGACTATTACCAGTGGTTGCGTATTATGGCCTGGCTGCAGCCGGAAAAATATGCAAAAGATGCATATCAGCAGCAGAATTCCATTATGGCCATCGGCTCCGGACAATTGTGGGGTAAGGGACTGAACAACGATACGGCCTTTTCGGTGAAAAATGGAAATTATATTCCGGAGCCTCAGACAGATTTTATTTTCGCAGTTGCAGGAGAAGAACTGGGATTTGTGGGAGGAGCCGTGATACTGTTGCTGTTGCTGTTAATCGTAATCGAATGTATTTTAATTGGGAGAAAGGCAAAAGATTTGTCGGGACGGCTGATTTGCGGCGGAGTTGCTGCCTGGGTTGGATTCCAGACATTCGTTAATATCTGTGTGGTGACCGGATTAATGCCGAATACCGGTCTGCCATTGCCCTTTGTCAGCTACGGGCTTACCTCGCTGGTAAGTCTGTTTATTGGGATTGGACTTGTATTGAATGTAGGGCTTCAGCCTCTTAAGTACAGAATGGAGGGTTTTTAAAATGAATATTGGATTGATTGCACATGATTCGAAGAAAAAATTAATGCAGAATTTTTGCATTGCATATCGGGGGATACTCTGCAAAAATGAGCTGTTTGCAACGGGAACCACCGGAAGACTTATTGAGGAAGTGACAAATCTGTCAATTCACAAATATCTGGCCGGACATCTGGGAGGCGCCCAGCAGCTTGGCGCTCAGATTGAGCACAATCAGATTGACCTTGTAATCTTTCTGCGGGATCCTCTGACGCCGAAATCCCATGAACCGGACGTCAACAATGTGGTTCATCTGTGTGATACTCATAATATTCCACTGGCAACCAACCTTGCCACAGCAGAACTGTTAATCAAATCACTGGACAGAGGAGACTTAGAGTGGCGTGAAATGTATAAATAGAAATCAGACAGTCAGAATAGCAGGGTTTATTCTCTCTCTTGTACTGCTCTGCGGCTGCGGAGAGAAAGTGACCGTGGAACATGCCTATGACATTGCAGAAAGTCCCGGAATGTACGGACTTACTGTGGAGAGCAGCAACAGCGCTACATCCGCATCAAGTTCCTTTTTTGCGGAAGAACTCTGTGTGGCAGGTAACGAGAATATCTTAAGTGAAAACGTGACAGATTCTCTTTCTCAGGCTGCCGGACTGTTTAACTTAAAAGAACATACCATGGTATTTGGAAAAAATGTGCATGAACGGCTGTATCCGGCAAGCACTACCAAGATTCTGACTGCCTATGTGGCCTTAAAGTATGGAAAACTGACAGATACTGCCACCGTAACGGAAGCGGAGCTTCAGCTTGAGCCGGGGTCATCTGTCTGCGGGCTGAAAGCAGGAGAAACCACCACACTGGAGCATCTGCTCTATGGGCTGATTCTCTGCAGCGGAAATGATGCCGCTAATGTTATAGCGGATCTGGTCTCCGGAAGCACGGAAGAATTTGCAAAGAAGATGAATGAGGAGGCAAAAGCCCTGGGCGCCACCAACTCCCATTTTGTAAATGCCCATGGCCTGCAGAATGAAGAACACTATACCACCGTATATGATATGTATCTGATTTTTCAGGCGGCCATGGAAAATGAAGAATTCGTTAAAATTATCAGCGCTTCTTCCCATACCGGAGAACTGACCGATGCTTCCGGGCAGGCTGTTACGAAAGAATGGAAAAGTACCAATAAGTATCTGAACGGAGAAAAAGAGGTGCCGGAAGGGCTCCAGGTTATCGGAGGGAAAACAGGAACCACCAGTGATGCGGGCTCCTGTCTGGTGCTCTACAGTAAGAAAGGGGAACTTCCCATTATATCCATTGTTTTTAAGGCGGACAACGCTGACGGGCTTTACGAGGAAATGACACAATTACTAAAAGAAATTTGAAATAGCGGTTGAATTTCCCGTAAATATATACTATAATTACCATATTAAAAGCATTATTGTCATGCAAAATTGAGAATGGACTTCTGAATTGTGAGAAGAAAATTATCTATTTTGCATAAATTCGGTTGAGACTAGGAGGAGATTGTCATGGTACAAATTATAGCTGGCGAAAAGGGAAAAGGTAAGACAAAACATTTATTGGAGAGGGTAAACGAATCGGTAAAATCTGCTACCGGCAATATTGTGTATCTGGATAAAAGCCAGAAGCACATGTATGAGCTCAGCAATAAAGTTCGTCTGATTAATGTTTCGGATTATATGATTTCAAATTGTGATGAATTTCTGGGATTCCTCTGCGGGGTTATTTCTCAGGATCACGATCTGGAAGAGATGTATTTAGACAGTTTCCTTACCATTGCAATGTTAGAGGGCGGCGATATCAGCCATGCTATCACCAAGCTGGACTCTATCAGCGATAAATTCCATGTTAATTTTATTTTAAGCATTTCCATGAATGAAAGAGATTTGCCTGACTGTACCAGGGGGAAGGTAATCGTATCTCTGTAGACCATCAGAAAAGCGGACAGGTCCGCATCAACATGAGAACATACAAAAGGGGTTATCGAGTAAGCAGCGATAACCCCTTTGATTGAAAATATATTCGTTTTCTGCAGATGAGATGCTGAATGTCAGGCTTCGTTGATGGAGCGGATGCGCCCAAAAACGCTGCAGAGATACAGACCGCCGATTCCTACGATTCCATAGATAATCCGGGTGAGCCAGCTCATATCGCCGAATAAAAATGATACCAGGTCAAAACGGAATAAACCGATCAGTCCCCAATTGACAGCACCTACAATCACCAGTGCCAGCAGTGTGTAATCCAAACCTTTGGTATTCATATGCATTCCTCCTTTTACATGAATTTAGTATTTCCAGACGAAAAAAAATCATGTTGGAAATTCATGGCACTTG is from Lachnospiraceae bacterium JLR.KK002 and encodes:
- a CDS encoding FtsW/RodA/SpoVE family cell cycle protein encodes the protein MLKQYQIKNYNFRLVIYVVALTMLGISVIGSAQKAVQSKQVFGLLLGLFVMVIVSMIDYSFILRFNWLIYIFNIGLLSLITFHVFGHQAGGAGRWIEIAGFRFQPSELSKILLILFFSWFFSKYQEKINTLPMILLSGGLIFVPWFMIEQQPDLSTSIVVAIIFIALLFLAGLSYKIIAGVLAVLIPAGTLFIYLILQPNQKILDYYQWLRIMAWLQPEKYAKDAYQQQNSIMAIGSGQLWGKGLNNDTAFSVKNGNYIPEPQTDFIFAVAGEELGFVGGAVILLLLLLIVIECILIGRKAKDLSGRLICGGVAAWVGFQTFVNICVVTGLMPNTGLPLPFVSYGLTSLVSLFIGIGLVLNVGLQPLKYRMEGF
- a CDS encoding twitching motility protein PilT, whose protein sequence is MVQIIAGEKGKGKTKHLLERVNESVKSATGNIVYLDKSQKHMYELSNKVRLINVSDYMISNCDEFLGFLCGVISQDHDLEEMYLDSFLTIAMLEGGDISHAITKLDSISDKFHVNFILSISMNERDLPDCTRGKVIVSL
- the minE gene encoding cell division topological specificity factor MinE; its protein translation is MGLMDLFKKKTSGDIAKDRLKLLLVSDRANCSPDVMEMIKNDIIQVISKYMEIDADGLDIQITQTESEGNNGNVPALYANIPIKDMKHPSAS
- a CDS encoding serine hydrolase; translated protein: MKCINRNQTVRIAGFILSLVLLCGCGEKVTVEHAYDIAESPGMYGLTVESSNSATSASSSFFAEELCVAGNENILSENVTDSLSQAAGLFNLKEHTMVFGKNVHERLYPASTTKILTAYVALKYGKLTDTATVTEAELQLEPGSSVCGLKAGETTTLEHLLYGLILCSGNDAANVIADLVSGSTEEFAKKMNEEAKALGATNSHFVNAHGLQNEEHYTTVYDMYLIFQAAMENEEFVKIISASSHTGELTDASGQAVTKEWKSTNKYLNGEKEVPEGLQVIGGKTGTTSDAGSCLVLYSKKGELPIISIVFKADNADGLYEEMTQLLKEI
- a CDS encoding DUF378 domain-containing protein — protein: MNTKGLDYTLLALVIVGAVNWGLIGLFRFDLVSFLFGDMSWLTRIIYGIVGIGGLYLCSVFGRIRSINEA
- a CDS encoding methylglyoxal synthase, with product MNIGLIAHDSKKKLMQNFCIAYRGILCKNELFATGTTGRLIEEVTNLSIHKYLAGHLGGAQQLGAQIEHNQIDLVIFLRDPLTPKSHEPDVNNVVHLCDTHNIPLATNLATAELLIKSLDRGDLEWREMYK
- the minD gene encoding septum site-determining protein MinD, encoding MSEVIVITSGKGGVGKTTTTANVGTGLAQLDKKVVLIDTDIGLRNLDVVMGLENRIVYNLVDVVEGNCRMKQALIKDKRYPNLSLLPSAQTRDKSAVSPEQMIKLIEELREEFDYILLDCPAGIEQGFKNAIAGADRALVVTTPEVSAIRDADRIIGLLGANEVKRTELIVNRLRMDMVKRGDMMNINDVTDILAIDLIGAVPDDEQIVISTNQGEPLVGSDCLAGKAFANICHRILGEEVPFLDLEIKSSVWGKLKEIFKKN